A single region of the Legionella oakridgensis ATCC 33761 = DSM 21215 genome encodes:
- a CDS encoding carboxymuconolactone decarboxylase family protein, with the protein MAIEPLKNSLPDFAKDIRLNVSALFNNYAQSGLTAEQFYGVALAVAFSLNNQLMVAAIKEEGGSHCHQALEEAAKIAATLMAMNNVYYRFIHLVSDKEFASMPAQLRMNGLQSHGMAKADFELLALAVSAINGCGLCMDSHVKQLMSHGLTKSAIQTSIRMAAVLKAMDQALAIEKIK; encoded by the coding sequence ATGGCGATTGAACCATTGAAAAATTCTCTTCCGGATTTTGCAAAAGATATTCGGTTGAATGTGAGCGCCTTATTTAATAATTACGCTCAATCCGGATTGACGGCAGAGCAATTTTATGGAGTGGCATTGGCCGTTGCTTTCAGTTTGAATAACCAGCTTATGGTTGCCGCTATTAAGGAAGAAGGTGGCAGCCATTGTCATCAAGCATTGGAAGAAGCCGCAAAAATTGCGGCAACGTTGATGGCAATGAATAATGTGTATTATCGCTTTATCCATCTTGTCAGTGATAAGGAGTTTGCCAGCATGCCGGCGCAATTACGGATGAATGGGTTGCAGTCACATGGCATGGCAAAAGCTGATTTTGAACTGCTTGCTTTAGCCGTTTCAGCGATTAATGGTTGTGGTTTATGTATGGATTCGCATGTAAAACAACTAATGTCTCATGGTTTAACCAAATCAGCGATTCAAACATCTATTCGTATGGCTGCCGTATTAAAAGCAATGGATCAAGCTTTGGCGATTGAAAAAATCAAATAA
- a CDS encoding MBL fold metallo-hydrolase RNA specificity domain-containing protein yields the protein MCGFQAAGTRGDRLLRGEDKIKMFGQMVPIRAEIVRLQNTSAHADYEEILAWLGGVKQVPKKLFITYGENDASAALKEKIEKRYGWHCYVPSYLDDELLD from the coding sequence TTGTGTGGATTTCAAGCGGCAGGTACTCGCGGAGATCGCCTGTTAAGAGGAGAAGATAAAATAAAAATGTTTGGTCAGATGGTTCCAATTCGTGCAGAGATAGTACGTTTGCAAAATACATCAGCACATGCAGATTATGAAGAGATATTGGCATGGTTAGGTGGTGTAAAGCAAGTGCCAAAGAAATTATTTATCACCTATGGAGAAAATGACGCATCCGCAGCACTTAAGGAAAAAATTGAAAAACGATATGGCTGGCATTGTTATGTTCCAAGTTATCTTGATGACGAACTCTTAGATTAG
- a CDS encoding zinc ribbon domain-containing protein YjdM, whose product MNSMPACPQCGSVYTYEDNDLFICPECAHEWTKDTITESQTAEDVIKDAHGTVLQDGDTVQIIKDLKVKGSSSIIKVGTKVRNIKLVGGDHDIDCKIDGIGPMKLKSQFVKKV is encoded by the coding sequence ATGAATTCGATGCCGGCATGTCCCCAGTGTGGTTCTGTCTATACTTATGAAGATAACGACCTTTTTATTTGCCCCGAATGCGCCCATGAATGGACTAAAGACACCATTACAGAATCTCAGACGGCGGAGGATGTGATTAAAGATGCCCATGGTACGGTACTTCAGGATGGTGATACGGTCCAAATCATCAAAGATTTAAAAGTAAAAGGTTCCTCATCTATCATTAAAGTGGGAACCAAAGTCAGAAATATTAAACTGGTCGGCGGCGATCATGATATTGATTGCAAAATTGACGGCATTGGCCCCATGAAATTAAAATCCCAATTTGTGAAAAAAGTATAA
- a CDS encoding histone deacetylase family protein has protein sequence MLAFISHRDCLLHDMGASHPECPERLKVIADAVKHSQLEEKIHYYNAPLAKKEDLLRVHDKQYIDYLFNINPGEKIIPLDPDTWMNQHTLQAALRAAGSVILAVDLVMNKTCEAAFCNVRPPGHHAEKSQAMGFCFFNNIAVGAAYALARYDLKRIAIIDFDVHHGNGTENIFQNNEHILLCSSFQYPFYPHHELLTKQDHIIHTPLPAGTEGKQFRKQIEKQWLGKIDAFKPQMIFISAGFDGHRQDIMANFQLEDDDYVWITKK, from the coding sequence ATGTTAGCATTCATCTCTCATCGCGATTGTCTTCTGCATGATATGGGAGCATCGCATCCTGAATGCCCAGAGCGTCTCAAGGTGATAGCCGATGCTGTCAAACACTCTCAGCTTGAAGAAAAAATTCATTATTACAATGCTCCATTGGCTAAAAAAGAAGATTTATTACGTGTGCACGATAAACAATATATTGATTACCTTTTTAATATAAATCCAGGCGAAAAAATCATACCACTTGACCCAGATACCTGGATGAATCAGCATACTTTACAGGCTGCCTTACGGGCCGCGGGCAGCGTCATCCTAGCCGTTGATTTGGTTATGAATAAAACGTGTGAAGCCGCGTTTTGTAATGTTCGGCCTCCAGGACATCACGCTGAAAAATCCCAAGCCATGGGGTTTTGTTTTTTCAATAACATTGCTGTTGGCGCAGCCTATGCTTTAGCGCGCTATGATTTAAAACGCATAGCCATTATTGATTTTGACGTTCATCATGGCAATGGAACAGAAAATATTTTTCAAAATAATGAACACATATTGCTTTGTTCATCGTTTCAATATCCTTTTTATCCTCATCATGAATTATTAACCAAGCAGGATCATATCATTCATACTCCATTACCTGCAGGTACCGAAGGAAAACAATTTCGCAAGCAAATAGAAAAGCAATGGCTAGGAAAGATCGATGCCTTTAAGCCTCAAATGATATTTATTTCCGCAGGATTTGACGGTCATCGCCAAGATATAATGGCCAATTTTCAGTTAGAAGACGATGACTATGTCTGGATAACGAAAAAATAA
- a CDS encoding sensor histidine kinase encodes MDRLYWVTNGLFYFWISFLYLWYQRFPHFEQQVLWSGTIDIIVVVFLINKIGYIESALGILLYAYIAVLSILAPGRLAIYFAAIASCLLLAISIAAYVHGNQNDLSGFFSTGIYGAGFFATALTAWYLASLIRSSEHLAQDRAKELASMHRLNEYIVERLQYGVIYVDSNRQIKVINKAARQFLNLAFQQNHSTLEEVSLPLYKKYLQFLSQKQANEQSAQATIDKPYLQVHFFSASDAEKTAVLIIIDDMMNIAQQAQQLKLASLGRFSASIAHELRNPLGAISHAIQLLGEEEYLNEEDSRLKQLILKNCERMNQVIKNVLQMSRRQQSSPEAIDLTSFLQQFKHEFCLINQCNITINLPLNKARKVVFDKSQLEQVLIILCDNAMQHGRDSTGEVNITIAVEEHVRHMLLTLCDTGPGITKEIRNNIFDPFFSTLRSGNGMGLFIAKDLCEINQARLNFVESKQGCCFSINFNYGNEIKL; translated from the coding sequence TTGGACCGTTTATATTGGGTCACTAACGGCTTATTTTATTTTTGGATTAGTTTTCTTTATCTATGGTATCAACGGTTTCCCCATTTTGAACAACAGGTACTTTGGTCTGGAACCATTGATATTATTGTCGTAGTCTTTTTAATTAATAAGATTGGATACATTGAATCAGCGCTTGGGATTCTATTATATGCCTATATTGCTGTTTTAAGCATCCTTGCTCCTGGTCGTCTGGCTATCTATTTTGCAGCGATTGCCAGTTGTTTGTTATTAGCAATTAGCATAGCTGCCTATGTCCATGGTAATCAGAACGATTTGAGTGGTTTTTTTTCCACCGGAATTTATGGCGCAGGTTTTTTTGCTACGGCCCTGACGGCTTGGTATTTGGCAAGTCTTATTCGCAGCAGCGAACATTTGGCCCAAGATCGTGCCAAAGAACTGGCTAGTATGCATCGATTAAATGAATACATTGTCGAACGTTTGCAATATGGCGTGATTTATGTAGATTCTAATCGGCAAATTAAAGTGATTAATAAGGCTGCGCGCCAATTTTTAAATCTTGCCTTCCAACAAAATCATTCTACCTTAGAGGAAGTTTCTCTGCCTTTATATAAAAAATATCTGCAATTTTTATCTCAAAAACAGGCAAACGAACAGTCTGCTCAAGCAACGATTGATAAACCTTATTTGCAGGTGCATTTTTTTTCTGCTTCCGATGCTGAGAAAACAGCGGTTTTAATTATTATTGACGATATGATGAATATTGCCCAGCAGGCGCAACAATTAAAACTGGCATCGCTGGGACGTTTTTCTGCAAGTATTGCTCATGAATTGCGTAATCCTTTGGGGGCTATTTCTCATGCAATTCAATTGTTAGGAGAGGAGGAATATTTAAATGAGGAGGATAGTCGGTTAAAACAGCTTATCCTTAAGAATTGTGAGCGCATGAACCAGGTCATAAAAAACGTTTTACAAATGTCCAGAAGGCAGCAATCTTCACCTGAAGCTATAGATTTGACTTCATTTCTTCAGCAGTTCAAGCACGAATTTTGCCTCATTAATCAGTGCAATATTACGATTAATTTACCGCTTAATAAGGCTAGAAAAGTAGTTTTTGACAAGAGTCAACTCGAGCAAGTGTTAATTATTCTTTGCGATAATGCTATGCAACATGGACGAGATAGCACAGGCGAAGTCAATATAACGATTGCTGTTGAAGAACACGTTCGGCACATGCTGCTTACTCTATGCGATACAGGACCAGGCATCACAAAAGAAATACGTAATAATATTTTTGACCCTTTTTTTAGTACGCTAAGAAGTGGAAATGGTATGGGATTATTTATTGCCAAGGATCTTTGTGAAATAAACCAGGCACGTCTTAATTTTGTTGAAAGTAAACAGGGATGCTGTTTTAGTATTAATTTCAATTATGGCAATGAGATAAAATTATGA
- a CDS encoding sigma-54-dependent transcriptional regulator: MSNEKVLVIDDEPDIRELLSLTLKRMGLSCDIAAGFEEGITCIKNNEYFLVLTDMRLPDGDGYEIVRYIQKQSPQLPVAVITAYGNVEGAVNTLKAGAFDYVSKPVDLTMLKSLVNTALRMYQRPETPDELLLGKSEIMQTLRQNIRKLARSQAPVFIQGESGVGKELVARLIHAYGPRNEKPFIAINCGAIPSELMESEFFGHKKGSFTGAFNDKQGLFVAAAGGTLFLDEVAELPLAMQVKLLRAIQEKAVKPVGALNEIPVDVRILSASNKNLQDEIAAGRFRQELYYRINVIELHVPALQERASDIPLLADNILQKLAKEQEQKPPVLSKAALQALQAYSFPGNVRELENILERAMTLCNGKTIDVTDLQLSQTQQRMLHTPTETLNLEKALQAHEKELILHALEKTKWNRTAAARLLGVSFRTLRYRLKKLGLD, encoded by the coding sequence ATGAGCAATGAAAAAGTGCTCGTCATTGATGACGAGCCTGATATTCGTGAATTGCTATCCCTCACATTAAAACGCATGGGGTTATCCTGTGATATTGCCGCAGGATTTGAAGAGGGCATTACCTGCATAAAAAACAATGAATATTTTCTGGTATTAACGGACATGCGTCTTCCCGATGGAGATGGGTATGAGATCGTTCGTTATATACAAAAACAATCTCCTCAACTGCCAGTGGCAGTGATTACAGCTTATGGGAATGTGGAGGGTGCTGTGAACACCTTAAAAGCGGGCGCTTTTGATTATGTTTCCAAACCGGTCGATTTAACCATGCTTAAATCTCTCGTTAATACGGCATTACGAATGTATCAGCGGCCGGAAACACCGGATGAATTACTCTTAGGCAAGAGTGAGATCATGCAAACATTACGGCAAAATATTCGTAAGTTAGCACGTAGCCAGGCTCCAGTGTTTATTCAGGGTGAATCAGGCGTCGGCAAGGAATTGGTTGCTCGCCTTATTCATGCGTATGGTCCAAGAAATGAAAAGCCGTTTATTGCAATCAATTGTGGCGCAATCCCAAGTGAATTAATGGAGTCTGAGTTTTTTGGACATAAAAAAGGAAGTTTTACAGGTGCCTTTAATGATAAACAGGGATTATTTGTAGCGGCGGCTGGAGGTACTTTATTTCTTGATGAAGTGGCGGAGTTACCCTTAGCCATGCAAGTGAAACTATTACGTGCGATTCAGGAAAAAGCCGTCAAACCTGTCGGTGCATTAAATGAAATCCCTGTGGATGTCCGTATTTTAAGTGCAAGCAATAAAAATCTACAGGACGAGATTGCTGCCGGTCGATTTCGGCAAGAATTATATTATCGAATTAATGTGATTGAGTTGCATGTTCCCGCTTTACAGGAACGAGCTTCTGATATTCCTTTGCTCGCGGATAATATTTTACAAAAACTTGCCAAAGAGCAAGAACAAAAACCGCCAGTATTATCAAAAGCAGCTTTACAAGCATTGCAAGCATACTCTTTCCCAGGAAATGTACGTGAGCTTGAAAATATATTAGAACGTGCTATGACGTTGTGTAATGGGAAGACGATTGATGTCACCGATTTACAGCTTTCGCAAACACAGCAACGCATGTTGCACACGCCAACTGAAACGCTGAATCTTGAGAAAGCATTGCAAGCACATGAAAAAGAATTAATTTTGCATGCCTTAGAAAAAACAAAATGGAATCGTACGGCAGCCGCAAGATTACTGGGAGTCAGTTTTCGCACGTTGCGTTATCGATTAAAAAAGCTGGGACTTGATTAG
- the ribD gene encoding bifunctional diaminohydroxyphosphoribosylaminopyrimidine deaminase/5-amino-6-(5-phosphoribosylamino)uracil reductase RibD, translating into MHKQFLLAALEQALHGRGFCAPNPSVGAVAVQNGTIIAQARHHGAGTPHAEQLLLNQLPANLTDITLYVTLEPCNHWGRTPPCVDAIINYGVKRVVYGYSDPNPIVAANETPKRLQEKNIEVIHYPLPEIDEFYLSYHRWMVTGLPWVTAKIAQTLDGKIAGKEGKRVLLSNSLCSEFTHQKRLQSDVILTTARTINQDDPLLNVRLSDGHISKPIAIIDGKGILNPKAKLFAAAKQCHIYYNKHHQINKHCPNSSYYGIPTQHDEIDLMAVIKHLGEIGYHDVWVEAGGRLFSALHRLGLVQRSYIYIVPSLLGESATTGYPNEDIFTRAKTVTWQPMGDNMIVSLEWQREEGMCLPA; encoded by the coding sequence ATGCATAAACAGTTTCTGCTTGCAGCTCTCGAGCAAGCGCTTCATGGACGCGGGTTTTGTGCCCCTAATCCCAGCGTGGGAGCCGTTGCAGTACAAAATGGGACCATTATAGCACAAGCACGTCATCATGGTGCAGGAACGCCACATGCTGAACAATTATTATTAAACCAGTTGCCTGCAAATCTTACCGATATTACATTGTATGTAACGTTGGAACCGTGTAATCATTGGGGGCGAACGCCACCTTGTGTGGATGCCATTATAAATTATGGCGTTAAACGGGTTGTTTATGGATATTCAGACCCTAATCCAATTGTTGCGGCGAATGAAACACCCAAACGCTTACAAGAGAAAAATATAGAGGTTATCCATTATCCTTTGCCTGAAATTGATGAATTTTATTTAAGCTATCATCGGTGGATGGTCACAGGGTTGCCGTGGGTGACTGCGAAAATTGCTCAAACCCTTGACGGTAAAATCGCGGGTAAGGAAGGTAAACGAGTTTTGCTGTCAAATTCCCTATGTTCCGAATTTACTCATCAGAAACGTTTGCAAAGTGATGTTATTCTGACTACTGCTCGCACTATTAATCAGGATGATCCTTTATTGAATGTGCGTTTGTCTGATGGGCACATCAGTAAACCGATTGCGATTATTGATGGCAAAGGCATTTTAAATCCAAAGGCTAAACTGTTTGCTGCAGCGAAACAATGTCACATTTATTACAATAAACATCATCAAATCAATAAACATTGTCCTAATAGCTCTTATTATGGCATACCAACTCAACATGATGAAATTGATTTAATGGCCGTTATCAAGCATTTGGGTGAAATAGGGTATCATGATGTCTGGGTCGAGGCCGGGGGGCGCTTGTTCAGTGCATTGCATCGATTGGGTCTTGTTCAGCGAAGTTATATTTATATTGTGCCCAGTCTATTAGGGGAAAGCGCAACCACTGGTTATCCTAATGAAGATATTTTCACACGCGCAAAAACGGTAACATGGCAACCAATGGGAGATAATATGATAGTATCGCTCGAATGGCAGCGTGAGGAGGGGATGTGTTTACCGGCTTGA
- a CDS encoding riboflavin synthase, translating into MFTGLIEQQGAVVANLTNVTGQRLLIDAPFEHLQEGESIAVNGVCLTLLPKFKSHLAFDVSPETLARTTLGALRVGDAVNLERAMTATARFGGHYVSGHVDRTIHLNAVTNIGEYIEMNVGEFKPEEMRFLLPKGSITLDGVSLTINAIENRGVSVLLVPHTLANTTLAKRCVGDYLNVEFDYLTRVVAHQLSLLTQSSAIL; encoded by the coding sequence GTGTTTACCGGCTTGATTGAACAGCAGGGCGCAGTGGTTGCTAATTTAACGAATGTAACTGGCCAGCGGTTATTAATTGACGCTCCTTTTGAACACTTGCAAGAGGGTGAAAGCATTGCTGTGAATGGGGTTTGTTTGACTTTATTACCTAAGTTTAAATCTCATCTTGCTTTTGACGTTTCTCCGGAAACGCTTGCACGAACAACGCTTGGCGCCCTTCGTGTTGGAGATGCAGTTAATCTTGAGCGCGCTATGACCGCCACCGCACGTTTTGGGGGGCATTACGTCAGTGGTCATGTGGATAGAACCATTCATTTGAATGCAGTCACTAATATTGGTGAATACATCGAAATGAACGTTGGCGAATTTAAGCCGGAGGAGATGCGATTTTTATTGCCCAAAGGCAGTATTACTCTGGACGGTGTCAGTTTGACTATTAATGCCATAGAAAATCGGGGCGTGAGTGTGTTATTGGTACCACATACTCTTGCGAACACAACGTTGGCAAAACGATGTGTAGGTGACTATTTGAATGTAGAGTTTGATTATTTGACCCGCGTTGTTGCTCATCAATTAAGTTTATTAACTCAATCATCTGCGATATTGTGA
- a CDS encoding bifunctional 3,4-dihydroxy-2-butanone-4-phosphate synthase/GTP cyclohydrolase II produces MTNPFATIGQAISELQNGRMVILVDDEHRENEGDLVIAANYVSDEAINFMSRYGRGLICLPMADELVDKLNLPMMAQNNRSPFGTAFTVSIEAADGVSTGISAKDRARTIQVAIDPNSGPEDIISPGHVFPLRARARGVLERAGQTEGSVDLMKLAGLTPAAVICEIINDDGTMSRRDELAVFSQKHDIPMITIKDLIQYRIRHEQLVKAVATSRVPLHKHGDFTMTVFENWLDDAEHFALIKAPLFSNQVPLVRIHSECITGDVFGSCKCDCGSQLQQSLALIAAEGGVLIYLRQEGRGIGLANKLKAYALQEKGFDTVEANLQLGLPVDNRNYAIAFQILKYLGIDVLRLLTNNPAKVESIANYGIKVSERIPLDIKPTSENRAYLKTKKEKLGHFLMVE; encoded by the coding sequence ATGACAAATCCTTTTGCCACTATTGGCCAGGCGATTTCCGAGCTTCAAAATGGTCGCATGGTGATTTTAGTGGATGATGAACATCGTGAAAACGAGGGCGATCTTGTAATTGCTGCCAATTATGTTTCTGATGAGGCCATTAATTTTATGTCTCGATATGGACGTGGTTTGATTTGCTTGCCCATGGCAGATGAATTGGTCGATAAGCTAAATCTGCCGATGATGGCTCAAAATAATCGCTCCCCATTTGGTACTGCATTTACGGTGTCCATCGAAGCTGCTGACGGTGTATCCACTGGCATTTCTGCCAAAGATCGCGCACGCACCATTCAAGTTGCTATTGACCCAAACAGTGGCCCGGAAGATATTATTTCACCTGGACATGTTTTCCCTTTGCGTGCGCGTGCACGAGGTGTTTTGGAGCGGGCAGGCCAAACGGAGGGCAGCGTCGATTTAATGAAATTGGCAGGTCTTACGCCGGCTGCCGTTATTTGCGAAATCATCAATGACGATGGAACCATGAGTCGGCGAGATGAGTTGGCTGTGTTTTCTCAAAAACATGACATACCCATGATCACGATTAAAGATTTAATTCAATATCGCATTCGTCATGAGCAATTGGTCAAAGCCGTTGCAACCAGTCGGGTTCCACTGCATAAACATGGCGATTTTACCATGACTGTTTTTGAAAACTGGCTTGATGATGCCGAGCATTTTGCCTTGATTAAAGCTCCTTTGTTTAGTAATCAGGTTCCTTTAGTGCGTATTCATTCGGAGTGTATTACCGGAGATGTATTTGGTTCTTGTAAATGCGATTGTGGCTCTCAATTACAGCAATCATTGGCATTGATTGCGGCTGAAGGCGGTGTTTTGATTTATCTGCGACAAGAAGGCAGAGGAATAGGCCTGGCAAATAAATTAAAAGCTTATGCATTGCAGGAAAAGGGTTTTGACACCGTAGAAGCGAATTTACAGTTGGGTTTGCCCGTTGATAATCGTAATTACGCCATTGCATTTCAAATCTTGAAGTACCTTGGCATCGATGTCTTAAGGTTACTGACCAATAATCCGGCGAAAGTAGAGTCCATTGCCAATTATGGCATTAAAGTCAGTGAACGTATTCCCCTTGATATTAAGCCAACCAGTGAAAATCGAGCTTATTTAAAAACCAAAAAAGAAAAACTTGGCCATTTTTTAATGGTTGAATAG
- the kdsA gene encoding 3-deoxy-8-phosphooctulonate synthase, translated as MKLCGFEVGIDSPLFLIAGPCVIESEALALETAGYLKEMCAQLSLPFIYKSSFDKANRSSVSSYRGPGFEKGLMILEKVKNQIGVPVLTDVHEDTPLLEVSSVVDVLQTPAFLCRQTNFIQKVSAMNKPVNIKKGQFLSPWEMKHVVTKAKACGNEHIMVCERGVSFGYNNLISDMRSLKIMRETECPVVYDATHSVQLPGGGHGVSGGQREFIPVLARAAVAAGVAGIFMETHPDPDKALSDGPNSWPLAKMKSLLETLITIDGVFKHAGEII; from the coding sequence ATGAAATTATGTGGTTTTGAAGTAGGCATTGATTCTCCTTTATTTTTAATTGCAGGCCCTTGTGTTATTGAAAGTGAGGCGCTTGCTTTAGAAACAGCCGGTTATCTTAAGGAAATGTGCGCGCAATTGTCATTACCCTTCATTTACAAATCATCCTTTGATAAAGCCAATCGTTCGTCCGTTAGCAGTTATCGCGGGCCTGGATTTGAAAAAGGTTTAATGATTCTTGAAAAGGTAAAAAATCAAATTGGAGTGCCGGTGTTGACGGATGTTCATGAGGATACACCATTGCTCGAAGTATCCAGTGTGGTTGATGTACTTCAGACACCAGCGTTTCTCTGTAGACAAACTAATTTTATTCAAAAAGTTTCTGCAATGAATAAACCGGTCAATATTAAAAAAGGACAATTTTTGTCTCCCTGGGAGATGAAGCATGTGGTTACCAAAGCAAAAGCCTGTGGCAACGAACATATTATGGTGTGCGAGCGCGGGGTGAGTTTTGGTTATAACAATTTGATATCTGATATGCGTTCTTTAAAAATCATGCGCGAAACAGAGTGTCCTGTAGTTTATGATGCGACGCATTCAGTGCAATTACCAGGTGGTGGTCATGGTGTTTCAGGCGGGCAGCGTGAATTTATCCCTGTCTTAGCCCGCGCAGCGGTTGCTGCCGGTGTGGCTGGCATTTTTATGGAAACCCATCCTGATCCGGATAAGGCCTTGAGTGATGGTCCGAACAGTTGGCCTTTAGCAAAAATGAAATCGCTCTTAGAAACGCTCATAACAATTGATGGTGTGTTTAAACATGCAGGTGAGATCATTTAA
- a CDS encoding outer membrane protein assembly factor BamD → MKQIKMLVVIFFLLSITACAKWGSDEDDQGPFKDMSAQQLYTESKQALAKEEYESAIKRLEALETMYPFNDYAEQAELDLIYAYYKKGDYPSAAATAERFIHLYPRAKRVDYAYYMKGLANFQQTRGTLANIFPIDESWRDPGTQSQAFSDFATLIQKFPDSQYKANALQRMIYLRNLFAQRELNIANYYYIRQMYVAAAERANYLIKTYPQAPSAKPALSLVYHANMALGLKKAADDAMRVYQATYHSNPEEIKNSA, encoded by the coding sequence ATGAAACAAATTAAAATGCTGGTTGTGATCTTTTTCCTGTTATCAATAACGGCTTGTGCAAAATGGGGCAGCGATGAGGATGACCAAGGGCCATTTAAAGATATGTCAGCCCAGCAATTGTATACTGAATCCAAGCAAGCATTAGCTAAAGAAGAGTACGAAAGCGCAATTAAACGTTTGGAAGCGTTGGAAACAATGTATCCATTTAATGATTATGCCGAACAAGCTGAACTGGATTTAATATACGCTTATTATAAAAAAGGGGATTACCCGTCTGCTGCTGCAACGGCTGAACGTTTTATCCATCTTTACCCACGGGCTAAACGGGTGGATTACGCTTACTACATGAAAGGGTTGGCTAACTTCCAGCAAACGCGGGGTACTTTGGCAAATATTTTCCCTATTGATGAATCCTGGCGTGATCCTGGCACACAATCTCAGGCATTTTCTGATTTTGCGACGTTGATTCAGAAGTTTCCAGATAGTCAATATAAGGCAAATGCCTTACAACGCATGATTTATCTTCGAAATCTTTTCGCTCAGCGAGAATTAAATATTGCTAATTATTATTACATTCGTCAGATGTATGTTGCCGCAGCAGAGCGAGCCAATTATTTGATTAAAACGTATCCTCAGGCTCCGAGCGCTAAACCTGCCTTATCTTTGGTTTACCATGCCAACATGGCTTTGGGATTAAAAAAGGCAGCCGATGATGCCATGCGGGTATATCAGGCAACTTATCATAGCAATCCCGAGGAAATCAAAAATTCTGCGTGA
- a CDS encoding amino acid ABC transporter ATP-binding protein has translation MLQIIDASKQFGKTMVLNRLNLTIAENSIVGLAGPSGSGKSTLLRCIQHLELLDSGTIQFTGQSGFIFQDFQLFPHMTVLKNMVYAPTRHNKHGHHIEKAMDLLTTLELADKAQVYPQQLSGGQKQRVALARSLMMQPDLLLCDEPTSGLDMASIGSVITLLNTAKSMQKTMIIASHDLEFLTQIADRIILLKEGHLAADIQPMTLVDPISHLKQYYQLQSEGT, from the coding sequence ATGTTGCAAATTATTGATGCCAGTAAACAATTTGGCAAGACCATGGTGTTGAATCGACTGAATTTAACAATTGCAGAAAACAGCATTGTGGGCTTGGCTGGACCATCTGGAAGTGGTAAATCAACACTGCTGCGCTGCATACAACACTTAGAATTACTGGATTCAGGAACAATTCAATTTACAGGTCAAAGTGGCTTTATATTTCAGGACTTTCAACTGTTTCCACATATGACCGTTCTTAAAAATATGGTGTATGCGCCAACACGACACAATAAACACGGTCATCATATTGAAAAAGCAATGGATTTACTGACAACCCTGGAACTTGCGGACAAAGCGCAGGTTTATCCACAGCAATTATCAGGAGGGCAAAAACAACGAGTGGCGTTAGCGAGAAGCTTAATGATGCAACCGGATTTGCTGCTTTGTGACGAACCAACTTCCGGGCTGGATATGGCCAGCATTGGCAGCGTTATCACTTTATTAAACACTGCAAAATCCATGCAAAAGACGATGATTATTGCTTCTCATGATTTGGAATTTCTTACACAAATTGCCGATCGAATCATTCTATTAAAAGAAGGACATCTAGCTGCCGACATCCAACCAATGACATTGGTTGATCCAATATCTCATTTAAAACAATATTATCAGCTACAGTCGGAAGGGACCTAA